The following proteins are co-located in the Rattus norvegicus strain BN/NHsdMcwi chromosome 19, GRCr8, whole genome shotgun sequence genome:
- the LOC134483223 gene encoding uncharacterized protein LOC134483223 isoform X1 encodes MFSRLRKRFGRGNVDSGETRVKESGLSSQSNDGQRQHFWGMWNAGRETSSQGTDLSKNQAMKEKERLIKELQLITEERNDLRDRLRFLTERSMKNRPHFRPNPYYEDLRRMEEAVMSILHNLEMENTEVHENNHKLKKEITFSRNLLSQLLMENTCRKKLVPLKQESKEIHLDYALNQKYLVDFNKKDKDHQRPEPALSGLRKCKRAGIGHTPVRELPEE; translated from the exons atgttttcccgtcttcgcaagcgttttgggagggggaacgtcgattctggagagactagagtgaaggagtctggcctttcgtctcaaagtaatgatggacaaagacagcacttctggggaatgtgga acgctgggagagaaacatcatcccaaggaactgacctaagcaagaatcaggccatgaaggaaaaggagaggctgattaaagagctgcagctcattaccgaggagagaaatgacctgagagatcgcctgaggtttctgacagagagatccatgaagaacag gccacacttcaggccaaatccatattatgaagacctgaggagaatggaggaggcggtcatgtcaattctgcacaacttagagatggagaacactgaggtccatgagaacaaccataagctgaagaaggagattaccttctctag aaacctgctcagccagctcctgatggaaaacacatgtaggaagaagttggtcccactgaagcaggagagcaaggagataCATCTTGATtatgcactgaaccagaaatatttggttgacttcaacaagaaagataaagaccatcaacggccagaaccagcattatcag gtctcagaaagtgcaagagagctggaattggacacacaccagtaagagagcttcctgaagaataa
- the LOC134483227 gene encoding disks large homolog 5-like has protein sequence MFARLSRRFGRVDVDREESRVKQTKPKEACRQTSCPENVLNKVQANEEEERLNRELELTTKERNELTDRLLYVTGGSMNKSPYFRPNPFYENLKIKEKEVMSLLHNLDTKNIEHREKFQELKKEIHFYRNLHSRLLMDQACMKKKLVTLKQESKELQRYLFELNPTEEDEQEKTSNLQTQQNVVSETAGDME, from the exons atgtttgcccgtcttagtaggcgctttgggagagttgatgttgatagagaagagtctagagtgaagcaaacaaaacctaaag aggcctgcagacagacgtcatgccctgaaaatgtcctaaacaaggtgcaggccaacgaggaagaggagaggctgaatagagaactggagctaactaccaaggagagaaatgagctgacagatcgcctcctttatgtgacaggtggatccatgaacaagag cccctacttcaggccaaatccattttatgaaaacttgaagataaaggagaaagaggtcatgtcattactgcacaacttagacacaaagaacattgaacatcgtgagaaatttcaggagctcaagaaggagattcacttctatcg caacctgcacagccggctcctgatggaccaggcatgtatgaagaagaagttggtcacattgaagcaggagagcaaggagttacagcgatatttgtttgagttgaacccgactgaggaagacgaacaggagaagaccagcaacctccagacccagcaaaatgtg gtctcagaaactgcaggagacatggaatag
- the LOC134483223 gene encoding uncharacterized protein LOC134483223 isoform X2: MFSRLRKRFGRGNVDSGETRVKESGLSSQSNDGQRQHFWGMWNAGRETSSQGTDLSKNQAMKEKERLIKELQLITEERNDLRDRLRFLTERSMKNRPHFRPNPYYEDLRRMEEAVMSILHNLEMENTEVHENNHKLKKEITFSRNLLSQLLMENTCRKKLVPLKQESKEIHLDYALNQKYLVDFNKKDKDHQRPEPALSGLRKCKRAGIGHTPVRELPEE, from the exons atgttttcccgtcttcgcaagcgttttgggagggggaacgtcgattctggagagactagagtgaaggagtctggcctttcgtctcaaagtaatgatggacaaagacagcacttctggggaatgtgga acgctgggagagaaacatcatcccaaggaactgacctaagcaagaatcaggccatgaaggaaaaggagaggctgattaaagagctgcagctcattaccgaggagagaaatgacctgagagatcgcctgaggtttctgacagagagatccatgaagaacag gccacacttcaggccaaatccatattatgaagacctgaggagaatggaggaggcggtcatgtcaattctgcacaacttagagatggagaacactgaggtccatgagaacaaccataagctgaagaaggagattaccttctctag aaacctgctcagccagctcctgatggaaaacacatgtaggaagaagttggtcccactgaagcaggagagcaaggagataCATCTTGATtatgcactgaaccagaaatatttggttgacttcaacaagaaagataaagaccatcaacggccagaaccagcattatcag